Proteins encoded together in one Sinorhizobium sp. B11 window:
- a CDS encoding LacI family transcriptional regulator, with protein MLETTGEKRGRITIHDVAAAAGISISTASKALNDTGRMGLETRERVKRIAAEIGYRPNALARGLLSKRSFTIGLLTNDTYGRFTLPVMAGISDALVDHGVSVFLCAIEEDPALGQIHVEAMLDKQVDGIIATGKRLDRRLPIDLSNLNVPVVYAFTEGAPGTVTFSSDDAQGARLAIEWLAKLGRKRIVHVTGPENFFSVRERADAYRKVAGEERPVLFGAWSESWGHEAVARLWSGSGEKPDGIFCGNDQIARGVIDALRERGIRVPQDVSVVGFDNWEIVAGQTRPPLTTVDMELKELGRQAGLTVLALAEGRPVEPGIRKLPCRLVVRQSCGGDTLGI; from the coding sequence TTGCTGGAGACAACAGGAGAAAAAAGAGGCCGGATTACCATTCATGACGTCGCGGCGGCAGCTGGAATCAGCATCTCGACGGCATCGAAGGCACTCAACGATACAGGCCGGATGGGACTGGAAACGCGCGAGCGGGTCAAGCGCATAGCGGCAGAGATCGGATACAGACCGAACGCTTTGGCGAGAGGGCTGCTCAGCAAGCGCAGCTTCACGATCGGGCTTCTTACCAACGATACCTATGGTCGCTTTACCCTGCCGGTCATGGCCGGCATATCGGATGCTCTCGTTGATCACGGCGTTTCGGTTTTCCTGTGCGCGATCGAGGAGGATCCGGCACTTGGTCAGATTCATGTGGAGGCGATGCTCGACAAACAGGTCGACGGCATTATCGCCACCGGAAAGCGTCTGGACAGACGGCTGCCGATCGACCTGTCGAATTTGAACGTGCCCGTCGTCTACGCCTTCACGGAGGGAGCGCCGGGAACCGTGACGTTCAGTTCTGATGATGCGCAGGGCGCGCGGCTTGCCATCGAATGGCTGGCAAAGCTCGGGCGCAAGCGGATCGTGCATGTCACCGGACCTGAGAATTTCTTTTCGGTGCGTGAGCGTGCCGATGCCTATCGTAAGGTTGCGGGAGAGGAGCGGCCGGTTCTGTTTGGAGCATGGTCGGAAAGCTGGGGCCACGAAGCCGTCGCAAGATTGTGGAGCGGCAGCGGCGAAAAGCCCGACGGCATCTTCTGCGGCAACGACCAGATTGCGCGCGGCGTCATCGATGCGCTGCGCGAGCGCGGCATCCGGGTGCCGCAGGATGTTTCGGTCGTCGGCTTCGACAACTGGGAGATTGTCGCCGGCCAGACGCGCCCGCCGCTGACGACGGTCGATATGGAATTGAAGGAACTGGGGCGGCAGGCCGGATTGACGGTTCTGGCGCTTGCGGAGGGACGTCCGGTGGAGCCTGGCATCAGGAAACTGCCGTGCCGTCTCGTCGTGCGGCAGTCATGCGGGGGAGACACCCTCGGAATATAG
- a CDS encoding diguanylate cyclase: MAQLMDVAGVMVAVYDQDDRLRFANRAFRDAWVVTEEEQPLWAELMRRNFHARRGTIIAATDFESWLLSTLARRGKSGFRAFETDLHDGRWLWMTETMQANGWMLCIASDVTSIRSDQRTLRQDRDSAIKAAQTDELTGIPSRRFVMSKLEELVRNYGHQPEKVGCLAVLDIDNFKYINDRFGHTAGDAVLKDFAATLQSMVRKTDILGRVGGEEFVLVLPNTAPEEAAEIVNRMLVAVRQSRPLADQLSFRYSFSAGIACVMSGDYANDIYRRADLALYAAKMRGRDQISIDPHAHPLGRQKS; encoded by the coding sequence ATGGCGCAGCTGATGGACGTTGCGGGCGTCATGGTTGCGGTCTACGACCAGGACGACCGGCTGCGTTTTGCCAATCGCGCGTTTCGCGATGCCTGGGTTGTCACAGAAGAGGAACAGCCCCTCTGGGCCGAGCTGATGCGGCGCAACTTTCACGCCCGCCGCGGAACGATCATTGCCGCGACCGACTTTGAGAGCTGGCTGTTGTCAACGCTTGCCCGCCGAGGAAAAAGCGGGTTTCGCGCTTTTGAGACCGACCTTCATGATGGCCGTTGGTTATGGATGACCGAAACCATGCAGGCCAATGGCTGGATGCTGTGTATTGCGAGCGACGTGACATCGATCCGCTCCGATCAGAGGACGCTGCGGCAAGATCGCGACAGCGCAATCAAGGCCGCCCAGACCGACGAGCTCACAGGCATCCCGAGCAGACGTTTCGTGATGTCAAAGCTCGAGGAACTGGTGCGCAATTATGGGCACCAGCCCGAGAAGGTCGGTTGCCTCGCAGTTCTCGACATCGACAATTTCAAATATATCAATGACCGCTTCGGCCATACTGCGGGCGATGCCGTTCTCAAGGATTTCGCCGCTACTCTGCAGAGCATGGTGCGCAAGACCGATATTCTCGGCCGCGTGGGCGGCGAGGAATTTGTTCTGGTTCTTCCGAACACGGCTCCCGAGGAAGCGGCAGAAATCGTCAATCGCATGCTGGTTGCCGTCAGACAGTCCCGTCCGCTGGCCGACCAACTCAGCTTCCGCTACAGTTTTTCCGCAGGCATTGCCTGTGTCATGAGCGGAGACTATGCCAATGATATCTATCGCAGGGCCGACCTGGCGCTCTATGCGGCCAAGATGAGGGGTCGCGACCAGATCAGCATCGATCCCCACGCGCACCCGCTTGGGCGACAGAAATCATAG
- a CDS encoding alpha/beta hydrolase — MNRLILSLMLATVSFAPLSQAVAAPAKQAAITEQAPVTVHYRSAKIDGVNMFYREAGPSDGPVVLLLHGFPTSSHMFRNLIPLLADRYHVIAPDYPGFGQSDAPDHTKFAYTFAHYADMVDTLMNELGAEKYAMYVMDYGAPVGYRLALKHPERVTGLIVQNGNAYEEGLREFWDPIKAYWADDSKEKREALSNLVVLETTKFQYTDGVKDLTRISPDNWVHDQALLDRPGNKDIQLDLFHDYGTNVPLYPQFQAFFRERKPPTLIVWGKNDKIFPEDGAHPYLRDLPDAEMHLLDTGHFALEDKLDEMAPLIHDFLDRKVAK, encoded by the coding sequence ATGAACAGACTGATCCTTTCCCTGATGCTGGCAACCGTCAGCTTTGCTCCCCTTTCCCAAGCCGTCGCCGCTCCTGCCAAGCAGGCTGCGATCACCGAGCAGGCGCCGGTGACCGTGCACTATCGTTCGGCCAAGATCGATGGCGTCAACATGTTCTATCGTGAAGCCGGTCCGTCTGATGGTCCGGTCGTCCTGCTTCTGCACGGCTTCCCGACATCCTCGCACATGTTCCGCAATCTCATTCCGCTGCTCGCGGATCGCTATCACGTCATCGCGCCTGACTATCCGGGCTTCGGTCAGAGTGATGCACCCGATCACACCAAGTTCGCTTACACTTTCGCCCATTACGCAGACATGGTCGATACGCTCATGAACGAACTCGGCGCCGAGAAATATGCCATGTATGTCATGGATTATGGCGCACCGGTCGGCTACCGTCTGGCTCTCAAGCATCCGGAACGGGTGACCGGGCTGATCGTCCAGAACGGCAACGCCTATGAAGAAGGCCTGCGAGAGTTCTGGGATCCGATCAAGGCTTACTGGGCCGATGACTCCAAGGAAAAGCGCGAGGCCCTGTCCAACCTTGTGGTCCTCGAGACCACCAAGTTCCAGTACACGGACGGCGTCAAGGACCTCACCCGCATCAGCCCCGACAACTGGGTTCACGATCAGGCCCTGCTCGACCGTCCCGGCAACAAGGATATCCAGCTCGATCTCTTCCACGATTACGGCACGAATGTCCCGCTCTATCCGCAGTTTCAAGCCTTCTTCCGCGAACGCAAGCCGCCGACGCTGATCGTCTGGGGCAAGAACGACAAGATCTTCCCCGAAGACGGTGCACATCCTTACCTGCGTGATCTTCCGGACGCCGAAATGCATCTCCTCGACACCGGCCATTTTGCCCTCGAAGACAAGCTGGATGAAATGGCTCCGCTTATTCACGACTTCCTCGACCGCAAGGTCGCAAAGTAA
- a CDS encoding LysR family transcriptional regulator: MDRWQAMRVFVKVAEAESFADAGRQLHMSPPAVTRIVSALEDVIGTRLLTRTTRSVKLTEAGAQYFADCQRLLADLSEAEAIAAGAYGKPTGTLTVTTSAMFGTMFVLPLMTEYLDLYPDVIGRGLFVDRVVSMVDEGIDVAIRIGHLPDSGLTATRVGQVRRVICGSPIYFEKHGVPMSPSDLSRHRIIASTSAWTSLEWRFGVQKKSTVRVNPRLFCSTNEAAISAAASGWGLTRVLSYQIAPQLESGELRTILSDYEEEALPIHVVHPEGRHASAKVRSFIDFAVGKLRSNRHFN, from the coding sequence ATGGATCGATGGCAGGCAATGAGGGTCTTCGTGAAGGTGGCGGAGGCCGAGAGCTTTGCAGATGCAGGACGGCAACTCCACATGAGCCCGCCGGCAGTCACACGCATCGTGTCCGCCCTGGAAGACGTCATTGGGACACGCCTCCTGACGCGCACGACCCGATCTGTCAAACTGACGGAAGCCGGTGCCCAGTATTTTGCTGACTGCCAAAGGCTTCTCGCCGATCTCTCGGAGGCGGAAGCCATCGCTGCCGGCGCCTACGGCAAACCGACAGGCACCCTCACCGTCACGACCTCGGCCATGTTCGGGACAATGTTCGTCCTGCCGCTGATGACCGAATATCTCGATCTCTACCCCGATGTCATCGGTCGCGGCCTGTTCGTCGACCGGGTTGTCAGCATGGTGGATGAGGGCATCGATGTGGCCATCCGAATCGGCCATCTGCCGGACTCGGGCCTCACCGCAACACGTGTCGGCCAGGTGAGACGTGTCATCTGCGGGTCGCCCATCTATTTTGAAAAGCACGGCGTCCCGATGAGCCCAAGCGATCTGTCGCGCCATCGCATCATCGCATCGACCAGTGCATGGACATCGCTCGAATGGCGTTTCGGCGTGCAGAAGAAGTCGACCGTGCGGGTCAATCCGCGCCTCTTCTGCAGCACCAATGAAGCTGCCATCTCGGCGGCGGCCTCCGGCTGGGGCCTGACGCGCGTCCTGTCCTATCAGATCGCACCGCAGCTCGAGTCAGGTGAACTGCGCACGATCCTGTCCGATTACGAGGAGGAAGCCCTGCCGATCCACGTCGTTCATCCGGAAGGCCGGCATGCTTCGGCAAAAGTACGGAGCTTCATCGATTTTGCGGTGGGAAAACTGAGGTCCAACAGGCACTTCAATTAG
- a CDS encoding NADH:flavin oxidoreductase/NADH oxidase produces the protein MPQPVLFSPFTVRSLELANRIVIAPMCQYSAVDGCMTDWHLIHLGQLALSGAALLTIEATAVVPEGRITFADVGLYDDASEAAMARTFESIRKWSDMPIAVQLAHAGRKASTEVPWRGGGQFAPTDPNGWQTEAPSAVAFNPNYVPPTALDRDGMKRVRDAFAAAARRAAKIGIDAVQIHGAHGYLLHQFLSPLSNQRTDDYGGSLENRARFPLEVLDAVRDAFPSDRPVTMRVSATDWVQGGLEISESVEFARMLEARGCNAIHVSSGGLHPSQAIPISPSYQVPLARAIKSAVKMPVIAVGLITEPTQAEAIVATGDADLIALARAILYDPRWPWHAAAELGGQVKAANQYLRCQPPQLKNLFAK, from the coding sequence ATGCCCCAACCCGTCCTGTTTTCTCCTTTCACCGTGCGCAGTCTTGAACTCGCCAACCGTATCGTGATCGCGCCCATGTGCCAGTACTCGGCCGTCGACGGTTGCATGACGGACTGGCATCTGATCCATCTTGGACAGTTGGCGCTTTCCGGTGCCGCACTTCTGACCATTGAGGCAACCGCTGTCGTTCCCGAAGGACGCATCACCTTTGCCGATGTCGGCCTTTATGATGACGCCTCCGAAGCCGCGATGGCCCGTACGTTCGAAAGCATCAGGAAATGGTCGGATATGCCAATTGCCGTGCAGTTGGCGCATGCCGGCCGCAAAGCCTCGACCGAGGTTCCCTGGAGAGGCGGCGGTCAGTTCGCGCCGACCGATCCGAACGGATGGCAGACCGAGGCACCTTCCGCCGTTGCCTTCAACCCGAACTACGTGCCGCCAACTGCGCTCGATCGCGATGGCATGAAGCGGGTCCGCGATGCCTTTGCCGCTGCCGCACGGCGGGCGGCGAAAATCGGCATTGATGCCGTTCAGATCCATGGCGCTCACGGCTATCTGTTGCACCAGTTCCTGTCGCCCTTGTCGAACCAGCGAACCGACGACTATGGCGGCTCGCTGGAAAACCGCGCCCGCTTTCCGCTGGAGGTTCTCGATGCCGTGAGGGATGCCTTTCCCTCCGATCGGCCGGTGACGATGCGCGTTTCCGCGACCGATTGGGTCCAAGGTGGTCTGGAGATTTCCGAGAGTGTGGAATTTGCCAGGATGCTCGAAGCACGGGGCTGTAACGCCATCCACGTATCGAGCGGCGGCCTGCATCCCTCCCAGGCGATCCCGATCAGCCCGAGCTACCAGGTGCCGCTCGCACGAGCAATCAAGAGTGCCGTCAAAATGCCGGTCATCGCCGTCGGCCTGATCACAGAGCCAACGCAGGCCGAGGCAATCGTGGCGACCGGGGATGCAGACCTCATCGCACTTGCGCGAGCCATCCTCTACGATCCTCGCTGGCCGTGGCATGCAGCCGCCGAGCTCGGCGGGCAGGTCAAGGCAGCCAATCAATATCTCCGCTGCCAGCCGCCGCAGCTCAAAAACCTGTTTGCGAAATAG
- a CDS encoding NAD(P)/FAD-dependent oxidoreductase — protein sequence MTDTGTVIVGAGPAGLACAAALRKNGRSSLILESADNLAASWRRHYDRLHLHTAKAHSGLPGMPMPGEFPRYPSRLQVIDYLETYARANDVRVRFGKPVTRIRWEQGWIVETIDGDAFDARTVVIATGLSKAPIRPVWKGQESFAGKILHSSEFANAKAFGGGRVLVVGFGNSAGEIALECAEEGLEVGMSVRGPVNIVPLEMFGIPTATIAIAQRYFPYRLVDALNAPLLRLRYRDMERLGLQKSTDGPLTNIAEKDRTPLIDIGTMAEIRVGKIRIYKGIESSDRQQVHFADGRSADFDIIVLATGYRPLLEAILPDFAERFDGADRPKKGDLQPGSDGLYFCGFNPASTGLLRQIGIEAISIARSIAER from the coding sequence ATGACCGATACGGGCACAGTGATCGTCGGAGCAGGTCCCGCCGGTCTTGCCTGTGCGGCGGCGCTCAGGAAAAATGGCCGCTCCTCGTTAATTCTCGAGAGTGCAGACAATCTGGCTGCCTCGTGGCGAAGGCACTATGATCGGCTGCATCTGCATACCGCCAAGGCCCATTCAGGGCTGCCCGGAATGCCGATGCCGGGAGAGTTTCCAAGATATCCCTCGCGGCTGCAGGTAATCGACTATCTCGAAACCTATGCCCGCGCCAACGATGTCAGGGTACGGTTTGGCAAACCGGTCACGCGTATCCGGTGGGAGCAAGGCTGGATCGTCGAGACGATCGATGGAGACGCCTTCGACGCCCGAACCGTGGTGATCGCGACCGGGCTTTCCAAAGCCCCGATAAGGCCCGTCTGGAAAGGCCAGGAGAGCTTCGCGGGGAAGATCTTGCATTCCTCGGAGTTCGCCAATGCAAAGGCATTTGGCGGGGGCCGGGTGCTTGTCGTCGGCTTTGGCAATTCAGCCGGCGAGATCGCGCTCGAATGCGCTGAGGAGGGTCTTGAGGTCGGCATGTCTGTGCGCGGGCCGGTGAACATCGTCCCGCTGGAAATGTTCGGAATTCCAACCGCGACAATCGCCATTGCGCAACGTTACTTTCCGTACCGACTTGTCGATGCCCTCAACGCGCCGCTTCTGCGTCTGCGCTACCGCGACATGGAGAGATTGGGGCTGCAAAAATCCACCGATGGTCCTCTGACCAATATCGCGGAGAAAGATCGCACACCCCTGATCGATATTGGAACCATGGCAGAGATCAGGGTCGGGAAGATCAGAATATACAAGGGCATTGAAAGCTCGGATCGTCAGCAAGTGCATTTCGCCGATGGCCGATCGGCGGATTTCGACATCATCGTCCTGGCGACTGGTTACCGGCCCTTGCTGGAAGCAATATTGCCGGATTTTGCCGAGAGATTTGATGGCGCCGACAGGCCGAAAAAAGGAGATCTCCAGCCGGGGAGTGACGGTCTTTATTTCTGCGGGTTCAATCCGGCCTCAACAGGCCTTTTGCGTCAAATCGGCATCGAAGCCATCAGCATTGCCCGATCGATAGCGGAGCGATGA
- a CDS encoding aminoglycoside phosphotransferase family protein produces MAPEKRTTLELDRETIQRIVQNLDPGRVADGFARLHGGSTEVYRIDFAGADREPLVLKIYPDEPEWGPAKEKLVTGWFTELTPLAPKWLEIDESRSLLPLRYALLPLLPGRSLRGWVAEPDIGNAYHQMGALLRHIHAMPMPAYGYVLGHGIAKPMPTNADYMTSAFEDVFRRFRDFGGDADLGRRLQQLAEGSFDLLRESSGAVLCHDDFHQGNVLALRTDPGGLQLSGLVDFGNARAADKLFDLAKALFCSAHEDPRSRKPILEGYGALDHPDIERALWLYTLFHRVSMWCWQTKLGLEPTNENGPGGLIRDLRTMTTGPGS; encoded by the coding sequence ATGGCACCGGAAAAACGAACGACCCTGGAGCTCGATAGGGAAACCATCCAGCGGATCGTCCAAAATCTCGATCCTGGGCGTGTCGCCGACGGCTTTGCCCGCCTTCATGGCGGCAGCACGGAGGTCTACAGGATCGACTTCGCCGGCGCTGACCGCGAACCGCTGGTTCTCAAGATCTATCCCGACGAACCTGAATGGGGACCGGCCAAGGAAAAGCTTGTGACCGGCTGGTTCACGGAACTGACGCCGCTTGCGCCAAAATGGCTTGAGATCGACGAGTCGCGAAGCCTCTTGCCGCTGCGATATGCCTTACTGCCGCTGCTGCCCGGCCGCTCGCTACGCGGGTGGGTGGCGGAGCCGGATATCGGCAATGCCTACCACCAGATGGGTGCATTGCTGAGACACATCCATGCAATGCCGATGCCGGCCTATGGCTACGTACTCGGCCACGGGATCGCCAAACCGATGCCGACGAATGCCGACTATATGACATCAGCATTCGAGGATGTGTTCCGGCGGTTCCGCGACTTCGGCGGCGATGCCGATCTTGGGCGTCGTCTGCAGCAACTGGCAGAAGGAAGCTTCGACCTCCTGCGGGAAAGCAGCGGTGCCGTCCTCTGCCACGACGATTTTCATCAGGGCAATGTGCTGGCCCTGCGCACCGATCCAGGCGGACTTCAGCTCAGTGGGCTTGTCGATTTCGGCAATGCGCGGGCAGCGGACAAGCTCTTCGATCTTGCAAAGGCGCTCTTCTGTTCGGCACATGAAGATCCGCGCAGCCGGAAACCCATCCTCGAGGGCTACGGCGCTCTCGATCATCCCGATATCGAGCGGGCCCTCTGGCTCTATACGCTGTTCCATCGGGTCAGCATGTGGTGCTGGCAGACGAAGCTCGGCCTCGAACCCACCAACGAAAACGGTCCCGGCGGATTGATCCGGGATCTCCGCACGATGACCACGGGACCTGGCTCTTGA
- the msrA gene encoding peptide-methionine (S)-S-oxide reductase MsrA, with translation MTTERAVLAGGCFWGMQDLIRRLPGVVSTRVGYTGGEVPNATYRNHGNHAEAIEIIFDPQKTSYRDILEFFFQIHDPSTRNRQGNDIGASYRSAIFYADETQHRIAEDTIADVDASGLWPGKVVTEVVPVSDFWDAEPEHQDYLERIPNGYTCHFARPGWKLPKRQSNVA, from the coding sequence ATGACGACAGAGCGTGCAGTACTTGCTGGCGGCTGCTTCTGGGGAATGCAGGACCTTATTCGACGCCTTCCCGGCGTTGTTTCAACGCGTGTCGGTTACACCGGTGGAGAAGTCCCCAATGCAACCTACCGCAATCATGGCAACCATGCCGAAGCGATCGAGATCATCTTCGATCCGCAAAAGACGAGCTATCGCGATATCCTGGAATTCTTTTTCCAGATCCATGATCCATCGACCCGCAATCGCCAGGGCAATGACATTGGCGCAAGCTATCGGTCCGCAATTTTCTATGCTGACGAGACCCAGCATCGCATTGCCGAGGACACGATCGCCGATGTGGATGCTTCGGGCCTCTGGCCCGGGAAGGTCGTGACGGAAGTCGTTCCCGTCAGCGATTTCTGGGACGCTGAGCCGGAACACCAGGACTATCTCGAACGTATTCCGAATGGCTACACATGCCACTTCGCTCGTCCGGGCTGGAAATTGCCGAAGCGGCAGTCGAACGTCGCTTGA
- a CDS encoding AAA family ATPase, whose protein sequence is MTRDTPIDKQGRSASITTGDSRSSEIHGERRVVTALCYDLVGSTNLFNLMDLEDYQDLLAAFLQAARQSITAHSGVIRVEAGDGGVALFPIELGPRDAASAAIRAGLGIVEACQRLARDLKRDDMQVRVGVATSVALIREAQLQNWIHEPVTGAALALATRLEAAAQPNTVLVSDETRNLAGRSHAFVSEGTRLLKGFSEPESVWRAIGHKREVDRFHAFGRLDGTFIGRVHELERIGQAWTAAAEGKGRILVVTGEAGIGKSRMLRQVRRMIHAEPARSLLFQCLPGGVRSTLHPLLNSFPQRRSETAGGGRLTVDMVAAQFARQGIQDPEVIDIFSYLLGADGRNEALAGSSPKVIQQRARQALSKALSVICEETPLVIAVEDIHWIDPTSEHLLHEVARLVPTLPVLLIVTCRPGSEAGMFDADAAEHISLGPLDRDETRLAIAARWPTDRQDALPQLFEVTERISGGVPLFIEEICQWASEITSRDAMSVPPNTSRSHVSAFEGILDLRLEHLGPARDVARAGAVVGDRFTIPLLRALLPDTSRKSLVHAAETLCETGFLTRVRAHGDVAYGFRHALIQETIYNGLLKTQRQLLHRRLFTAANSNRPVVNWLDAGALAQHAESAGLREHAIALFIKAGKELARRSAMVEARHHFERALALCETVPGGAADGLYLSVLTELGPLLTATVGPNSAPARILYEKGVEVARRQAKEDQPKWFPVYWGWWLTGQNFMEMRSRAREVQVMLSGIADREIELQVNHSIWAIEFNVGRQEDAQKAIRAGLALYDNEAAKASRNVFGGHDAKVCGLGQLALSLWLTGQTEASSKALADMVAFADSIAHMPSKAHSLDTEAVSAFYRNDHARLIEISSRMGDFAKKHELQSLSALAMLFRGWATAHVENLSRGHEMFRTGLALLKELGAVADLPIYLYMHATMLGHARKYQAAIDVATDAIREARATGHGYWLAELHRRRALLLSSAKAEKTALLSDLRIAVAIAEEQGAVALLHRTQRSLKELGLAGEF, encoded by the coding sequence ATGACTCGCGACACGCCAATCGATAAACAGGGGCGGTCTGCAAGTATCACGACCGGCGATAGCCGCTCTTCTGAAATTCATGGCGAGCGGCGGGTCGTGACTGCGCTTTGCTATGATCTGGTCGGCTCTACAAATCTCTTCAATCTGATGGATCTCGAAGACTACCAGGATCTGCTGGCGGCCTTCCTGCAGGCGGCGCGCCAATCCATCACCGCGCATTCCGGCGTCATCCGGGTCGAAGCCGGGGACGGCGGAGTGGCGCTTTTCCCGATCGAACTCGGACCGAGAGATGCAGCATCGGCTGCGATCCGCGCCGGCCTTGGAATCGTTGAAGCGTGCCAGCGCCTTGCCCGCGATCTCAAGCGCGATGACATGCAAGTGCGTGTGGGGGTCGCCACTTCCGTTGCCCTCATCCGGGAAGCGCAGTTGCAGAACTGGATACACGAGCCCGTCACGGGTGCCGCACTCGCTCTTGCAACACGGCTCGAGGCCGCTGCCCAGCCAAACACCGTCCTGGTTTCGGACGAGACGCGAAATCTCGCCGGTCGCTCCCACGCCTTCGTATCGGAGGGCACGCGCCTGTTGAAAGGCTTCTCGGAGCCCGAAAGTGTCTGGAGAGCGATCGGCCACAAACGGGAGGTTGACCGGTTTCACGCCTTCGGAAGGCTGGACGGCACTTTCATTGGCCGTGTCCACGAACTCGAACGGATCGGGCAAGCCTGGACTGCCGCCGCTGAAGGCAAGGGCAGGATCCTTGTCGTCACCGGCGAGGCCGGTATCGGGAAGTCGCGGATGCTTCGGCAAGTCAGGCGAATGATCCATGCGGAGCCCGCAAGATCGCTGCTCTTCCAATGCCTGCCGGGAGGCGTTCGCTCGACGCTTCACCCGCTGCTTAACAGTTTCCCCCAGCGCCGATCCGAAACCGCTGGCGGCGGACGCCTGACGGTCGATATGGTTGCCGCCCAATTCGCTCGACAGGGTATTCAGGATCCGGAAGTCATCGACATTTTTTCTTATCTACTCGGTGCCGATGGGCGCAATGAAGCTCTCGCAGGCAGTTCCCCCAAAGTGATACAACAGCGCGCACGACAGGCGCTGTCAAAGGCATTGAGCGTCATCTGCGAGGAAACGCCGCTGGTCATTGCCGTCGAGGACATTCACTGGATCGATCCGACTTCCGAGCATCTTCTTCACGAAGTGGCCCGGCTCGTGCCCACGCTGCCTGTGCTGCTGATTGTCACCTGCCGACCCGGTTCTGAGGCCGGCATGTTCGACGCGGACGCCGCGGAACATATTTCCCTCGGCCCGCTCGATCGCGATGAAACACGGCTGGCGATCGCGGCGCGCTGGCCGACGGATCGCCAGGATGCACTACCGCAGCTGTTCGAAGTAACCGAGCGCATATCCGGCGGCGTGCCGCTTTTCATCGAGGAAATATGTCAATGGGCCTCTGAAATAACGTCTAGGGACGCGATGAGCGTGCCCCCAAACACCTCCCGCAGCCATGTTTCCGCCTTCGAAGGAATATTGGACTTGCGGCTCGAACACCTGGGTCCGGCCAGAGACGTTGCCCGTGCCGGAGCCGTTGTGGGTGATCGTTTCACCATTCCGCTGCTTCGCGCGTTGCTGCCGGACACGAGCAGGAAATCGCTCGTGCATGCGGCCGAAACGCTTTGCGAGACCGGGTTCTTGACCCGCGTGCGTGCTCATGGCGATGTCGCATATGGCTTTCGCCATGCTCTGATCCAGGAGACCATCTATAACGGCCTACTTAAGACCCAGCGTCAGCTTCTCCACCGGCGCCTGTTCACGGCAGCAAACAGCAATCGTCCGGTCGTAAATTGGCTGGATGCGGGCGCACTTGCCCAGCACGCAGAGTCCGCAGGCCTCCGGGAGCATGCGATTGCATTGTTCATAAAGGCCGGAAAGGAGCTCGCCAGACGTTCGGCAATGGTCGAAGCGCGCCACCATTTTGAACGCGCCTTGGCGCTGTGTGAGACCGTTCCCGGCGGTGCCGCCGATGGCTTATACCTCTCGGTGCTGACCGAGCTCGGGCCGCTGCTGACGGCAACGGTCGGTCCCAACTCGGCACCGGCGCGGATCCTTTACGAAAAAGGCGTCGAGGTCGCACGACGCCAGGCCAAGGAGGATCAGCCCAAGTGGTTTCCGGTCTATTGGGGTTGGTGGCTGACCGGGCAGAACTTCATGGAGATGCGCAGCCGTGCCCGTGAAGTTCAGGTCATGCTTTCGGGAATTGCCGATCGCGAGATCGAACTCCAGGTCAATCATTCAATCTGGGCGATCGAGTTCAATGTCGGCAGGCAGGAAGATGCCCAGAAAGCGATAAGGGCGGGGCTTGCGCTTTACGACAATGAGGCGGCCAAGGCGAGCCGCAACGTGTTCGGCGGCCATGACGCGAAGGTCTGTGGTCTCGGACAGTTGGCGCTATCCCTCTGGCTGACCGGCCAGACCGAGGCTTCAAGCAAGGCGCTTGCCGATATGGTCGCCTTTGCGGACAGCATCGCTCATATGCCGAGCAAGGCGCACTCGCTGGATACCGAGGCAGTATCGGCATTCTACCGCAACGACCATGCTCGTCTGATCGAGATTTCCAGCAGGATGGGTGATTTCGCGAAAAAACACGAACTGCAATCCTTATCTGCCCTCGCAATGCTCTTTCGCGGATGGGCGACTGCGCATGTTGAAAATCTGTCCCGCGGCCATGAGATGTTCCGCACGGGTTTGGCGCTCCTGAAGGAGCTTGGGGCTGTCGCGGATCTGCCGATCTATCTCTATATGCATGCGACCATGCTCGGCCATGCGCGCAAGTATCAAGCTGCGATCGATGTCGCCACCGACGCGATCCGTGAAGCGAGGGCGACAGGCCATGGTTACTGGCTAGCCGAACTCCACCGGCGTCGCGCGCTGCTGCTGTCGAGCGCCAAGGCTGAAAAGACGGCGCTCCTGTCCGATCTGAGAATCGCCGTCGCCATCGCGGAAGAGCAGGGCGCGGTTGCCTTGCTGCACCGGACGCAACGGTCCTTGAAGGAGCTCGGCCTTGCTGGCGAGTTCTGA